TGATATTTAATAATTAGTGTATTTATATTGACTAACTTAAACaaactattaacttcattagcTTAGACAGCTTCCCGACCTTTAGCATAATCCAGTGGGTTATTTTGTCTAGATAGTACGCCTTTTAACTAGATAGTATGTGCAACGTAGCTAAAAGGTGAGATCAAAGCAACGCTACGAAAAACATTTCCAacacaaactaaaataaacgaatCCGGATATCATAGCATTCACAGCCTTTAGGTGCGTCCAAGGTTTGTCGATTGTGCTGTGCGCCACTCGCCACTCACAAAAGTTTTGTGAAAGAATCGCTAACTGCTCGCATGCATTTTCTAGTAAAATGTACAGCGCGTGTGCAGTACGCAAGGCAAGAGGACCATCTAGCTAGAAGGATCTTTGAACACAGTCATCAGTGTGACACAGGCAAGCTTTAACAAGCGATTTTTTTCAGACTTATTACGAAAACGGGCGCTACACGTTCGAATGCCAGCACGGCGATGTGGAGTGCTACGGGAACATGCTGCACGCCTGTGCCATAGACGTCGCACGGAACAACACCAAAGCCGCGCTGTTCAACGCCTGCATCATGGAGCGGACGAACGATTACAACACGCTCAACTACCTCGTCAACTCGGTAATTGCTGTTCTATTCTTTAAAACCACCACGCGCCGCGTCCAATTAGTGAACTCACGGCCAACAAAGGTTACATACCTTACTAtactataaataggtacctacctaccagtcCTAACTCATCTATAAAAATAATCGTACaaatttaaattagaataagGTAAACGTCCTAGTACTTGGCATGCTAATGCCTAATAGATGAGATCCTGCTGGCCCCTGTATTGACAATGATATGTACTGGGATAATGACGAGCACTTGGACGTCTACCTTACATACcatagacacacacacacatacaacacatacatatatacatatggTACATAggttaacatttatttttagtatttaaaaTTAACAAACCAAAACCAAAACcaaaattcatttaaaatacacATTTTTCCTAGCATGGCACTAatctatgttttatttttagtgtggCCACCAATACAATATTTCTGCATACGCTATATGGGAAACTATGAACACTGGCAGAGGCGCAATGCTCCTAAAGGGCTACGGGGACGAGACGCATGCCCTACGACCTCGCTACGTGCCCTACGTGGTGCTCGACGGCGCCGTCGCGGACTCCGTCACGACCAACCATCTCGGATACTTCGCTTGTCGACTGCTCAACCCAAGACTGAGTGCTTGTGATACTGGGTTATAGTGTGATATATTGGCTACGGACACGAGACTAGTGCGTTCCGACCGCGCTACGTGGTGTTTGAACAAGCAGTCGCGGGCTGTAAACTAATCAACCCGTGACTGTTTGGGATGGTGTGTTATAGAACCTGTTTACACAGTTAATAATGTTTAGTGCCACTTAACGCAAAGCGTTAACGTGCCCATGGTGTGAAAATGTGATTGCTACTAGTACAAGACAAATGCGCTACGTGCCCTAGAGGCCGTCGCGattcttatattttaatattgagACCGTACGAACACAACTCTACTAAAGTCCGTAAAAgacgtcactacatagtataaaacaaagtcgcttcccgctgtctgtttgtctgtccctatgtatgtttagatatttaaaactacgcaacggattttgatgcggttgtttttaatagatagagtgattcaagaggaaggtttatgtataatttgttaacccgtgcgaagccgaggcgggtcgctagttatttacATATCGAACGCACCGAGGGAATGTCGTTCTTCTTCTGTTACTACTGAAAAAGATATTAACTGATgagaatgtaaataatatgtGTAATAAAATATGACTGGAACATTCACtgttttctttatttcaaagtaggtacctatctatatatTCTTACTACATTTAACTTAAGAATTACCTAcacttgtaaatattttcagTTCAAGTACTGcagtaattaaaata
This region of Cydia amplana chromosome 4, ilCydAmpl1.1, whole genome shotgun sequence genomic DNA includes:
- the LOC134647627 gene encoding gamma-interferon-inducible lysosomal thiol reductase-like — protein: MCVKLSAVLFQTVLLLIINVSNISEAQHHRYPRYFAQRNHRALQVPSQFKDTVSLKVYYESHCPGSVKFFKEQLAPSLERLGRHLEVLMIPYGHAKTYYENGRYTFECQHGDVECYGNMLHACAIDVARNNTKAALFNACIMERTNDYNTLNYLVNSCGHQYNISAYAIWETMNTGRGAMLLKGYGDETHALRPRYVPYVVLDGAVADSVTTNHLGYFACRLLNPRLSACDTGL